A single window of Pseudomonas benzenivorans DNA harbors:
- a CDS encoding thermonuclease family protein, with product MNCKVIAISDGDTFTCLTDAKKSIKVRLAEIDTPEKAQPYGQKSKSALANFIFKKIVTVSSQGNDRYNRTIGAVYLDGLYVNREMVKIGAAWVYRQYNRDKSLLKDEEWARAARLGIWSQPETQIVPPWEWRKAGKALQQAVQDSKSSLAATASSSCGAKRYCTQMSSCEEAKFHLKSCGLNSLDRDGDGVPCENLCAR from the coding sequence ATGAACTGTAAGGTCATTGCGATAAGTGATGGAGACACTTTCACCTGCTTAACGGACGCAAAGAAAAGCATAAAGGTTAGACTGGCAGAAATTGACACGCCAGAAAAAGCTCAGCCGTATGGCCAAAAATCAAAATCCGCACTAGCAAACTTTATATTTAAAAAGATAGTAACTGTATCTAGCCAAGGCAATGACAGATACAACCGAACTATTGGAGCCGTCTACTTAGATGGCCTTTATGTAAATAGAGAAATGGTAAAGATCGGGGCGGCTTGGGTGTACAGACAGTACAACCGAGACAAATCGCTTCTCAAGGACGAAGAATGGGCACGAGCAGCCCGACTGGGGATTTGGTCTCAACCAGAAACCCAGATCGTGCCGCCGTGGGAATGGAGGAAAGCTGGTAAGGCATTGCAGCAGGCAGTGCAAGACTCAAAGTCGTCGTTAGCAGCTACCGCTTCCAGTTCTTGCGGAGCGAAGCGATATTGCACCCAGATGTCATCGTGTGAGGAGGCGAAATTTCATCTCAAGTCGTGCGGGCTTAACTCACTCGACCGCGATGGCGATGGAGTGCCTTGCGAAAATCTTTGCGCTCGGTAA
- a CDS encoding aldehyde dehydrogenase family protein, with protein sequence MITEEILSTLHSFWGERSVIASYVGGEFVQGHGETVEIRNAHDDTPLLSYPDADESLVELANNAAKSAQAQWSAMTAQARGRLMYQIGALIRKESESLALIEALTGNKPIRDALVEVAKVAEMFEYYAGWADKLHGEVIPVPTSHLNYVRYEPLGTVLQITPWNAPIFTCGWQIAPAIAAGNAVILKPSELTPVSSLMVAVLIERAGIPKGLVNVIAGYGHTIGQALIAKADIRKVVFVGSPATGRHIATACAQRCIPCVLELGGKSANIVFEDANLEFALRGAQAAIFSGSGQSCVSGSRLLVQESIFERFTEALAKAAKNFKVGDPSDTETQIGPINNAKQYAHVRNMVEGALRDGATLVGQDVTPLPDVPGYYVHPTVLAGNNAMYCAQEEIFGPVVVAIPFKDEEDAIRIANDSRFGLAGGVWTRDVGRAHRVAAQVRAGTFWINGYKTIHVSSPFGGYGESGYGRSSGLDALREYSEVKSVWVETAAQPAASFGYGASLE encoded by the coding sequence ATGATTACAGAGGAAATCCTGAGCACTCTCCACTCGTTCTGGGGCGAGCGCAGCGTGATTGCCAGCTATGTTGGCGGTGAGTTTGTTCAGGGGCACGGCGAAACAGTCGAAATTCGCAACGCTCACGATGACACGCCGTTGCTTTCGTACCCAGACGCCGACGAGAGTCTGGTCGAGCTGGCCAATAACGCTGCCAAATCCGCCCAGGCACAGTGGAGTGCGATGACCGCCCAGGCGCGGGGTCGCTTGATGTACCAGATTGGCGCACTGATCCGTAAAGAATCGGAAAGCCTGGCGTTAATCGAGGCCCTAACCGGTAACAAGCCTATCCGCGATGCCTTGGTTGAGGTGGCTAAAGTCGCTGAAATGTTCGAGTACTACGCCGGCTGGGCCGACAAGCTTCACGGCGAAGTCATCCCGGTGCCGACCAGCCACCTGAACTATGTCCGCTATGAACCGTTGGGCACCGTTCTACAAATTACCCCTTGGAATGCCCCTATCTTTACCTGCGGCTGGCAGATTGCCCCGGCCATTGCGGCAGGCAACGCCGTTATTTTGAAACCATCCGAATTGACTCCGGTCAGCTCGCTGATGGTTGCGGTACTGATCGAACGGGCCGGCATTCCGAAAGGACTGGTCAACGTGATTGCCGGTTATGGCCACACAATTGGCCAGGCTCTGATCGCCAAGGCAGACATCCGCAAGGTCGTATTTGTGGGCTCGCCGGCAACCGGACGGCACATTGCCACAGCCTGTGCGCAACGCTGCATCCCCTGTGTGCTGGAACTCGGTGGGAAGTCTGCGAACATCGTATTTGAGGATGCCAATCTTGAGTTCGCGCTGCGCGGTGCTCAAGCCGCCATCTTCTCGGGGTCAGGACAGAGCTGCGTATCCGGCTCTCGTCTATTGGTTCAGGAATCGATCTTCGAACGCTTCACCGAGGCACTTGCCAAAGCAGCCAAGAACTTCAAGGTGGGTGACCCGAGCGATACCGAAACCCAGATTGGCCCGATCAACAACGCCAAGCAGTACGCTCACGTGCGCAACATGGTTGAAGGTGCTCTGCGGGACGGCGCTACGCTGGTGGGGCAAGACGTTACCCCTCTACCGGACGTTCCTGGTTACTACGTCCATCCCACTGTGCTGGCTGGCAACAACGCCATGTACTGCGCCCAGGAAGAAATCTTCGGCCCAGTAGTGGTCGCCATACCGTTCAAGGATGAAGAGGATGCCATCCGTATCGCCAACGACAGCCGCTTCGGCCTTGCCGGTGGTGTGTGGACGCGCGATGTCGGGCGTGCCCACCGTGTTGCCGCCCAGGTACGCGCTGGTACCTTCTGGATCAACGGCTACAAGACGATCCACGTTAGCTCCCCTTTCGGTGGTTACGGCGAGAGTGGCTATGGCCGTTCCTCGGGTCTGGATGCACTGCGCGAATACAGCGAAGTCAAAAGCGTTTGGGTAGAAACCGCTGCTCAGCCGGCCGCTAGCTTTGGTTACGGCGCCAGCCTGGAGTAA
- a CDS encoding NAD(P)-dependent oxidoreductase, translating to MTTKVGVIGLGNMGGGMAATLARNGFDVSGFDLSEAALEQVAAKGVKPVKDRAELIRSVDVLVLSLPKAEHVEAVCLGANGILELGHAGQIIIDTTTSTPVASRKVAAALAEKSIGFLDAPVSGGPAGAAAGSMTMVIGAEPGVLERAMPVLEAMSGNRVHVGGYGTGNVVKIANNLLAAAHLITTAEAVSLAAKAGVAPEKLIEGLNAGSGRSAASQVMFPTWVLNKAYNSGFTMGLMRKDVGLASALAGELDLDLPVASLVSQLWQSSRETLADGEDFNCIVMRTDAKLFGHEE from the coding sequence ATGACAACCAAAGTAGGTGTGATCGGGCTCGGCAACATGGGTGGCGGCATGGCGGCCACTCTGGCTCGTAATGGATTTGATGTGAGCGGTTTTGATCTTTCCGAGGCCGCGCTCGAGCAGGTCGCCGCCAAGGGCGTCAAGCCGGTCAAAGACAGGGCAGAGCTGATTCGGAGTGTCGATGTGCTGGTGCTGTCGCTGCCTAAAGCCGAGCACGTGGAGGCTGTTTGCCTTGGGGCCAATGGCATTCTGGAGCTGGGCCATGCGGGGCAGATCATCATTGACACTACCACTTCTACTCCCGTAGCCAGCCGCAAGGTGGCCGCTGCACTCGCCGAAAAGTCTATCGGCTTCCTCGACGCGCCGGTTTCCGGTGGCCCTGCCGGCGCAGCTGCGGGCAGCATGACGATGGTGATCGGTGCCGAACCTGGGGTGCTGGAGCGGGCCATGCCCGTGCTGGAAGCCATGAGTGGCAACCGCGTGCATGTAGGCGGCTATGGCACTGGTAACGTCGTGAAAATCGCCAACAACCTGCTGGCTGCCGCTCACCTGATCACTACTGCCGAGGCTGTAAGTCTGGCGGCGAAGGCTGGTGTTGCCCCCGAAAAGCTGATCGAAGGTCTGAATGCCGGCTCGGGTCGCAGCGCTGCAAGCCAGGTGATGTTCCCTACCTGGGTACTGAACAAGGCTTACAACTCGGGTTTCACCATGGGGCTAATGCGCAAAGACGTTGGCCTGGCCAGCGCTCTTGCCGGCGAGCTTGATCTGGATCTACCGGTCGCCAGCCTGGTCAGTCAGCTGTGGCAATCCAGCCGCGAAACACTTGCCGATGGCGAAGATTTCAACTGCATCGTGATGCGCACCGATGCCAAATTGTTTGGTCACGAGGAATAA
- a CDS encoding abortive infection family protein, giving the protein MTMMPFFERLQGVVVIGNIFNVFSRRRENQTKPKKQLTQQFRQRTFMLIRDVGPGMVETLEFLHDRLSYLLGHQNLSGKKNLSYADDAFEFLHTCSDPHFLDAIEYLVHQGGWRYIGGQHELVIDRLNEFLNVDDLPYFVTKPVWETTEEMYRGSLTQFTGIREHARVIPKESQAIHETAIEPALKLLRQPAFLNANSEFMAALEDFRHGKFGDCVTKCNSSYESVMKVICGQKGFGYAQGDTTSKLIRTIMQKTEMDTFWEQPLMTVGTLRNKLSSSHGAGEVQKVVPEHVAKYTLNMTASAIIFLHDQAYRANP; this is encoded by the coding sequence ATGACTATGATGCCATTCTTTGAACGGCTTCAAGGTGTAGTAGTGATAGGGAATATCTTCAACGTTTTTTCACGACGTAGGGAAAACCAGACTAAGCCGAAAAAGCAGCTCACTCAGCAGTTCCGGCAAAGGACGTTCATGCTCATTCGGGACGTTGGTCCGGGCATGGTCGAAACCCTAGAGTTTCTTCACGACCGGCTTTCCTACCTTCTCGGGCACCAAAACCTCTCAGGGAAGAAAAATCTTTCCTACGCTGATGACGCTTTCGAGTTTCTGCATACCTGCAGCGACCCCCACTTTCTTGATGCCATTGAATACCTGGTCCATCAGGGAGGATGGCGTTACATAGGCGGTCAGCATGAACTCGTAATTGATCGCTTGAACGAGTTTTTAAACGTAGATGATCTTCCCTACTTCGTCACCAAACCGGTATGGGAAACCACGGAAGAAATGTACCGAGGCTCCCTCACTCAATTCACCGGAATTCGTGAGCATGCGAGGGTCATTCCAAAGGAAAGCCAAGCTATCCACGAGACGGCTATCGAGCCCGCTCTGAAGCTATTGCGTCAGCCTGCATTCCTCAATGCAAACTCCGAGTTCATGGCAGCTCTGGAAGACTTTCGGCACGGAAAATTCGGCGACTGCGTCACCAAGTGCAACAGCAGCTACGAAAGCGTCATGAAGGTGATCTGCGGACAGAAAGGCTTCGGGTATGCCCAAGGGGACACAACCTCCAAGCTCATTCGGACCATCATGCAGAAAACTGAGATGGATACTTTCTGGGAGCAGCCACTGATGACTGTCGGCACGCTTCGCAACAAACTGAGCTCCTCGCATGGTGCCGGCGAGGTGCAGAAGGTAGTGCCAGAGCATGTGGCGAAGTACACCCTGAATATGACGGCCTCTGCGATCATCTTTTTGCACGATCAGGCTTACCGGGCCAACCCCTGA
- a CDS encoding VOC family protein: MSAEAQYPLGIDHPLVTVHDHAAALEMYCKMGFSPSPVSFHPWGTVTTLMMFPSNFIELIGVDDLSKFGTNSTNGFCFGRQLGAFLEHEEGVSLVALHSKDARADHVRLTENGLTSQGLIDFRRRMTLPNGKHDEAVVSLGLFIDPELPDASNFICHQHRPELIWVKGWQNHTNGADGILAVTYLADPKRLESRWRAFYGDQVRFNGDALEADTGCGVFRAISAETAAKEFAGISLPKANAERPHAIAIRLNTKSLDDVRTILKRNAVAHVDAAERVLVEPSAAGNVILEFVQTI; this comes from the coding sequence ATGTCCGCCGAAGCACAATATCCCCTGGGCATCGATCATCCCCTGGTCACTGTCCACGATCACGCCGCCGCGCTGGAAATGTACTGCAAGATGGGGTTCTCCCCTTCTCCAGTTAGCTTTCATCCGTGGGGAACCGTCACCACATTGATGATGTTCCCCAGCAATTTTATCGAGTTGATCGGCGTTGACGATCTGTCGAAGTTCGGCACCAACTCGACCAATGGTTTCTGCTTCGGTCGTCAGCTAGGGGCATTCCTCGAGCACGAAGAAGGCGTCTCGTTGGTTGCGCTGCACAGCAAGGATGCCCGCGCCGATCACGTGCGTCTGACTGAGAACGGCCTGACGAGCCAGGGGCTTATCGACTTTCGCCGACGGATGACGTTGCCGAACGGTAAGCATGATGAGGCGGTGGTATCGCTGGGTTTGTTCATCGATCCCGAATTGCCCGATGCCTCGAATTTCATCTGCCACCAACACCGCCCTGAACTCATCTGGGTTAAAGGCTGGCAGAACCATACCAATGGCGCTGACGGCATCCTAGCGGTGACCTATCTGGCCGATCCGAAACGACTCGAATCGCGCTGGCGTGCATTTTATGGCGATCAGGTCAGGTTTAACGGTGACGCACTCGAAGCCGATACCGGGTGCGGTGTGTTTCGCGCCATTAGCGCCGAGACTGCCGCCAAAGAGTTCGCGGGCATTTCGTTACCGAAGGCTAACGCTGAACGCCCCCATGCCATTGCCATTCGCCTTAACACCAAGAGCCTTGATGACGTTCGCACGATCCTCAAGCGCAACGCGGTTGCGCATGTGGACGCTGCAGAGCGTGTGCTGGTTGAGCCAAGTGCGGCTGGCAACGTGATTCTGGAATTTGTACAAACCATTTAA
- the epsC gene encoding serine O-acetyltransferase EpsC: protein MQALWHLICDQGRKATECNPVLRQYLETRVHAHAGFEQALAANLAQELSAQASNVDLNAWFLSLIKANPAIATGAAADIQHLVAVNPACPDELTAFLSFRGIQAVQAYRLAHTLWQEGDIQSAVLLQNWAANHWSIDIHPAARLGIRLFVDHGIGLVIGETAVVEDDVSLWHGVTLGSTLNESGDRHPKIRRGALLCAGSTVLGNIEVGERAIVAANAVVLKPVLAGVVVAGTPAKVVSNVPAVLETLKPQSQGQ, encoded by the coding sequence ATGCAAGCGCTTTGGCATCTTATTTGTGATCAAGGCCGGAAAGCCACTGAGTGCAATCCGGTGTTGCGCCAGTATCTGGAGACTCGCGTCCATGCGCATGCGGGATTCGAGCAGGCACTTGCTGCAAACCTGGCTCAGGAACTATCGGCTCAGGCGAGCAACGTCGACCTCAACGCTTGGTTTCTTTCGCTGATCAAAGCCAATCCGGCAATTGCCACGGGCGCAGCGGCAGATATCCAGCACCTGGTGGCCGTGAACCCCGCCTGCCCTGATGAGCTGACGGCGTTTCTGTCCTTTCGTGGCATTCAGGCCGTCCAGGCCTATCGACTCGCCCACACGCTTTGGCAAGAAGGCGATATTCAAAGTGCAGTGCTATTGCAGAACTGGGCAGCCAATCACTGGAGTATCGATATCCATCCAGCCGCTCGCCTCGGCATACGTCTGTTTGTTGATCACGGTATCGGTCTGGTTATCGGCGAAACCGCTGTAGTCGAGGACGATGTCAGCTTGTGGCACGGCGTCACGCTGGGCAGCACCTTGAACGAGTCCGGAGACCGGCATCCGAAGATTCGTCGTGGCGCGCTTTTGTGTGCCGGGTCAACGGTGCTTGGCAACATCGAGGTCGGGGAGCGCGCGATCGTCGCGGCCAACGCCGTCGTGCTCAAGCCAGTTCTCGCGGGTGTTGTGGTCGCTGGGACCCCCGCCAAGGTTGTTAGCAACGTACCAGCCGTTCTCGAAACGTTGAAACCCCAAAGCCAAGGCCAATAA
- a CDS encoding CFI-box-CTERM domain-containing protein, with the protein MSDNKNIPSASGNRNVGLHDNGLKAGSLIGQAVSRLSKEQADNLMQKAGDEALRLESKQHELNIEYVHAKKTVEDHVDTFNMLEKSGRLTTQKVTTDVKSGNSTMRIESKSGAKCFVATAAYQDEHHPDVNYLRVFRDETLSKSAVGRSFIDWYWHTGPKLAKFVEDKPVIRSLAKFSIGMIIKAIKLIR; encoded by the coding sequence ATGAGTGACAATAAAAACATTCCATCCGCGTCCGGAAATCGCAATGTGGGGCTTCATGATAACGGCCTGAAAGCTGGGTCGTTGATCGGCCAGGCCGTGTCCAGACTGTCAAAAGAACAGGCTGATAACCTGATGCAGAAGGCTGGGGATGAGGCTTTACGGCTTGAGTCTAAGCAACACGAACTCAACATCGAATACGTGCACGCCAAGAAAACTGTTGAAGACCACGTCGACACGTTCAACATGCTCGAAAAAAGCGGGCGGCTGACGACGCAGAAGGTTACTACCGATGTGAAGAGCGGTAATAGTACGATGCGCATCGAGAGTAAGTCGGGTGCTAAGTGCTTCGTTGCAACCGCTGCGTATCAGGATGAGCATCACCCGGATGTAAATTATCTACGCGTATTTAGGGATGAAACGCTATCGAAAAGCGCGGTGGGTCGTTCATTTATTGATTGGTACTGGCATACAGGGCCTAAGCTGGCAAAGTTCGTCGAGGACAAGCCGGTAATTAGGTCTCTTGCCAAGTTTTCCATCGGAATGATCATCAAGGCCATCAAGCTAATTCGATAG
- a CDS encoding LysR family transcriptional regulator yields the protein MSSLQDHRIRYFFEAVRLGSVRAAADFLDVAPSAVSRQISQLEHELATSLLERHRRGVRPTESGERVLAYYRQRLAQQELLMDSLQSLRGLHSGSITLAAGEGFIEDLVVPLTSFSLAYPKIELKVNVCGSNEVIRQVVEDEAHIGLVFNPASDPKIRSLAHHPQPVCAIVNPEHPLAIHQASVSLADLDQYRLALPEVSYGIRQIVTQAEHQQGISLAPTLTCNTIAMLRRYALLGGVALLPTFVVADDIRCKELVALSLQNAVFASTQTHLITRLGRQLSIGANRLLNQMLAEMTAFQPH from the coding sequence TTGAGTTCGCTACAAGATCATCGAATCCGCTACTTCTTCGAAGCTGTTCGATTGGGCAGTGTCAGGGCCGCTGCTGATTTTCTGGATGTAGCACCGTCAGCGGTGAGCAGGCAGATATCCCAGCTGGAGCATGAGCTGGCGACGTCCTTGCTAGAGCGGCATCGCCGGGGAGTAAGACCCACGGAGTCAGGTGAGCGCGTGCTGGCTTACTACCGGCAGCGCCTGGCCCAGCAAGAATTGCTGATGGACTCATTGCAGTCCTTGAGAGGGCTTCACAGTGGCTCGATCACCCTCGCTGCGGGAGAGGGTTTCATCGAGGATCTGGTCGTTCCGCTCACAAGTTTTTCGTTGGCCTATCCCAAGATCGAGCTTAAGGTGAATGTCTGCGGGAGCAACGAGGTGATACGCCAGGTCGTGGAGGACGAAGCACATATTGGCTTGGTCTTCAACCCAGCGAGCGATCCGAAGATCCGATCGCTCGCCCACCACCCTCAACCAGTCTGCGCGATCGTCAATCCCGAACACCCATTGGCAATACATCAAGCTTCTGTCTCGCTGGCTGATCTCGATCAATACCGCTTGGCTCTACCAGAAGTTTCCTACGGTATTCGCCAAATCGTTACTCAAGCTGAGCATCAACAGGGGATCAGTCTTGCGCCGACACTGACTTGCAATACCATCGCGATGCTAAGGCGCTATGCCTTGCTGGGGGGAGTTGCATTGCTGCCCACCTTCGTTGTGGCAGATGACATCAGGTGCAAGGAATTGGTCGCTCTCTCACTACAAAACGCGGTTTTTGCTAGTACCCAGACACACCTTATTACTCGCCTTGGGCGTCAGCTGAGTATCGGTGCCAACCGACTGCTGAACCAGATGCTCGCGGAAATGACTGCATTCCAGCCCCATTAG
- a CDS encoding ATP-binding domain-containing protein — protein sequence MTVRSFSGPAGCGKTFQLMSSLTAQLADEPLREGQRVLALTFMHGSRRRLDDRLAGVVGLNRRYECSTLDSFAWRVVSRWRALINHLGAEFPEVGEYERICGLASELIARDEVARWVAGAFPVVVVDEAQDLTPSRLAIVQSLAAHVELLVASDEFQCLMEELRPNLACEWLAAVGNEVTLDQPRRTNDRDLLAAARALRSGQAPRSSGQFKVVATANARLAGTWISNAISWNRVGNRIAIITPTMGTFAHAVREWVETRITKKGNGPHHVILEQSESVRSEAFIEELALPDHASVIEALALMDGKPRGIAQDFIRWVDRQRRTKGRTTFSRQEMEETIRQAFSNQRRLAGNDGAGIRALTVHGAKNREFDLVLVLWPAAIGGDEIQKRRLLYNAITRAKGQCLVLVQSARAMAAPPFT from the coding sequence ATGACCGTCAGATCTTTTTCAGGACCTGCGGGTTGTGGCAAAACCTTTCAACTTATGTCCTCGCTCACGGCACAGTTGGCAGATGAACCGCTGCGTGAGGGCCAAAGAGTTCTTGCCCTCACATTCATGCATGGTTCAAGGCGACGGCTGGATGATCGCTTGGCAGGAGTCGTCGGGCTTAATCGTCGCTACGAATGCAGCACCCTCGACAGCTTCGCATGGCGGGTGGTAAGTCGGTGGAGAGCGCTGATTAATCACTTGGGTGCGGAGTTTCCTGAGGTCGGTGAATACGAACGAATTTGCGGCTTGGCGTCAGAGCTGATCGCCCGTGACGAAGTTGCCCGTTGGGTCGCCGGCGCATTCCCTGTCGTGGTGGTTGATGAGGCGCAAGACCTAACCCCCAGTCGACTTGCCATTGTTCAATCGCTCGCAGCGCATGTGGAGTTGCTTGTTGCGTCCGATGAGTTTCAGTGTCTGATGGAGGAGCTTCGTCCAAATTTAGCGTGTGAATGGCTCGCCGCCGTTGGAAACGAGGTCACCTTGGATCAACCTAGGCGTACGAACGACCGTGATCTACTTGCTGCTGCAAGGGCGCTCAGATCTGGGCAGGCGCCTCGAAGCTCCGGCCAATTCAAGGTGGTAGCAACTGCGAACGCTAGGTTAGCGGGCACCTGGATATCTAATGCGATCAGTTGGAACAGAGTCGGCAATAGAATTGCGATCATCACTCCGACAATGGGCACCTTCGCTCACGCAGTACGCGAGTGGGTAGAGACTCGCATCACCAAAAAAGGAAATGGCCCGCACCATGTAATCTTGGAGCAGTCGGAGTCGGTTCGTTCTGAAGCCTTCATCGAAGAGTTGGCGTTGCCCGATCATGCTAGCGTCATTGAAGCCCTAGCGTTGATGGATGGGAAACCGCGAGGCATTGCTCAAGATTTTATCCGCTGGGTCGATCGGCAACGAAGAACCAAAGGGCGGACCACATTTTCCCGCCAGGAAATGGAAGAAACGATCCGCCAGGCGTTTTCTAATCAGCGGCGGCTTGCAGGCAATGATGGTGCTGGGATTCGAGCCCTGACGGTACATGGCGCAAAAAATCGTGAGTTTGATTTGGTGCTTGTACTTTGGCCTGCAGCGATTGGGGGCGACGAGATCCAAAAAAGGCGACTTCTTTACAATGCGATCACGCGAGCGAAAGGACAGTGTTTGGTCCTGGTTCAGAGCGCGCGAGCTATGGCTGCGCCTCCGTTCACCTAG
- a CDS encoding M20 aminoacylase family protein has protein sequence MSIPKSLIEEAITWRRQFHAKPELGYQEFQTSEHVAHLLESFGIEVHRGLAGTGVVGILQNGEGPSIGLRADMDALPMQELGCRDHQSTHQGCMHACGHDGHTSILLATAKHLSETRCFSGTVHFVFQPAEEGLAGARKMIEDGLFERFPMTSIYGLHNWPGLAAGNVAINPGPMMASLDTFEVVLTGKGCHAAMPERGADPVVAAAELILALQTIPSRRLSPLDSAVISVTQLQAGEAINVIPEIAVLRGTVRCLQSDVRDKVECLIGEFVEQLPKAFGVSGKLAYQKSYPVTLNNHQAAEVVRRAAVRAVGESNVQWGCSPSMASEDFSFMLQACPGAYLWMGVDGEKPSAALHNPYYDFNDHVIEPAVRLWTALVEMELAK, from the coding sequence ATGAGTATCCCGAAGTCGCTCATCGAAGAGGCCATCACCTGGCGTCGTCAGTTCCATGCCAAGCCCGAGTTGGGCTATCAGGAATTTCAGACATCTGAGCATGTTGCGCATCTGCTTGAGTCCTTCGGGATAGAGGTGCATCGCGGCCTGGCTGGTACGGGGGTCGTGGGCATCCTGCAAAATGGCGAAGGGCCGAGCATTGGCCTGCGTGCCGATATGGATGCACTGCCAATGCAGGAGCTGGGTTGCCGTGACCACCAATCGACCCACCAAGGCTGTATGCACGCCTGCGGCCATGATGGCCACACATCCATCCTGCTGGCGACGGCAAAACACCTTAGCGAAACGCGTTGTTTCAGCGGTACCGTGCACTTTGTTTTCCAGCCTGCCGAGGAGGGATTGGCAGGTGCTCGGAAAATGATCGAGGACGGACTGTTTGAGCGGTTCCCGATGACGTCCATCTATGGCCTACACAACTGGCCAGGCCTTGCCGCCGGTAATGTTGCCATCAATCCTGGGCCGATGATGGCCTCGCTGGACACCTTCGAGGTTGTGCTCACGGGTAAAGGCTGTCATGCGGCGATGCCTGAGCGTGGTGCTGATCCTGTGGTCGCCGCTGCGGAGCTGATACTGGCTTTGCAGACCATTCCATCCCGGCGTTTGTCACCGCTCGATTCGGCGGTTATCAGTGTGACGCAACTGCAGGCGGGCGAAGCGATCAATGTGATCCCTGAGATTGCGGTATTGCGTGGCACCGTGCGCTGCCTACAGTCGGATGTGCGTGACAAGGTTGAATGCCTCATCGGCGAGTTTGTCGAGCAATTGCCCAAGGCATTTGGGGTGAGCGGGAAGCTTGCCTACCAAAAAAGCTATCCGGTGACCCTAAACAACCATCAGGCGGCAGAAGTTGTTCGTCGTGCTGCGGTGCGTGCTGTGGGCGAGTCCAATGTTCAATGGGGCTGCAGCCCCTCGATGGCCTCAGAAGACTTTTCTTTCATGCTGCAAGCGTGCCCTGGTGCCTATTTATGGATGGGGGTCGACGGCGAGAAGCCTTCTGCGGCGTTGCACAACCCTTACTACGACTTCAACGACCACGTAATCGAGCCGGCTGTTCGTCTGTGGACGGCGTTGGTGGAAATGGAACTGGCGAAGTAA
- a CDS encoding CFI-box-CTERM domain-containing protein, with protein MRKAFLALDKDALDSLMSDYGSIHGDAAERYARKTYSSWKSGSTKLSGQTLERLVELIQPYLEPEQRHDILLKVLSKHKRSGGYKSIRVNIKEPAEGFRQIDDALESLRSEDPLAFIPEHVMEAAKWLYDDDMTAARAMLAEATRAETDLLRANAIKEVSLLKRTISSGQVKSANYSVKTPVSTLSVVAYTPSKCFVATVCFGVDAPETSALRVWRDDYLIHRPAGRDFIVWYYTHGEAIANVIQKYKPLKVASKLAVGAIAGLAKRYGERHE; from the coding sequence ATGCGTAAGGCATTCCTGGCGCTTGATAAAGATGCTCTCGATAGCCTGATGTCCGATTACGGCTCAATCCATGGTGATGCTGCTGAGCGCTATGCTAGGAAGACTTACTCTAGCTGGAAATCAGGATCAACGAAGCTGTCGGGCCAGACACTCGAGCGCCTGGTTGAGCTTATTCAGCCCTACCTTGAGCCTGAACAGCGTCATGACATCCTTCTGAAGGTGCTGAGCAAGCACAAGCGCAGCGGGGGGTACAAGTCGATCAGGGTCAACATCAAAGAACCGGCTGAAGGCTTCAGGCAGATCGACGACGCCCTTGAAAGCCTCCGCTCTGAAGATCCACTGGCATTCATCCCAGAGCATGTCATGGAGGCCGCGAAGTGGCTCTATGACGATGATATGACAGCGGCGCGGGCAATGCTGGCGGAAGCTACGCGAGCTGAAACCGACCTTTTGAGAGCAAATGCAATCAAGGAGGTCAGCTTACTGAAACGCACGATCAGTAGCGGTCAAGTCAAGTCTGCAAACTACTCAGTGAAAACGCCTGTTAGCACCCTCTCGGTGGTCGCGTACACGCCGTCGAAATGTTTCGTGGCAACCGTTTGCTTCGGAGTAGATGCTCCGGAGACGAGTGCATTGCGGGTATGGAGGGATGATTACTTGATCCACAGGCCTGCTGGTCGTGACTTCATTGTGTGGTACTACACCCACGGCGAGGCCATCGCCAACGTAATCCAGAAATATAAACCGCTAAAAGTGGCCAGTAAGCTTGCTGTTGGCGCTATTGCAGGGCTTGCGAAGCGCTATGGAGAACGACATGAGTGA